The proteins below are encoded in one region of Enhydrobacter sp.:
- a CDS encoding FkbM family methyltransferase — MVAAMAEGVSLRKTKHAVQALLPQAVLNWREARYLQKYGEIEMRLVDLFCRGDEDAIDVGANCGGYVHFMRRHARCVVAFEPVPEFARLLRTKFADDVIVEPIALSDRAGEVELYIPVIDGVRVCGGSSIALSAVTGYAMRDVIRVRTARLDELYKGTVGFIKIDVEGHEQAVLEGAVATLRRCRPRLLIEIDERLSAGGMARTVAFLAGLGYRGYYVHAGRLHDIETFSAAALQKRSDMPDMTAMLHERAPLVDYVNNFVFLPPGEPAETTMAIRDRLARL, encoded by the coding sequence ATGGTTGCTGCCATGGCCGAGGGTGTCTCTCTCCGCAAGACCAAGCACGCCGTGCAAGCGCTGCTTCCGCAGGCGGTGCTGAATTGGCGCGAGGCGCGCTATCTTCAGAAATACGGCGAGATCGAAATGCGGCTCGTCGATCTCTTCTGCCGGGGCGACGAGGATGCGATCGATGTCGGAGCCAACTGCGGCGGCTACGTCCATTTCATGCGGCGCCATGCAAGGTGCGTCGTCGCCTTCGAGCCGGTGCCGGAGTTCGCGCGCCTGCTCCGCACAAAATTCGCAGACGACGTGATCGTCGAACCCATCGCCCTCTCCGACCGTGCCGGCGAGGTCGAGCTCTACATTCCCGTGATCGACGGCGTGAGAGTCTGCGGCGGCTCCAGCATCGCCTTGTCGGCAGTGACCGGCTATGCGATGCGCGATGTCATCCGGGTCCGTACGGCCCGGCTCGACGAGCTCTACAAGGGGACTGTCGGCTTCATCAAGATCGACGTCGAAGGTCATGAGCAAGCGGTTCTGGAGGGGGCGGTCGCTACACTGCGGCGGTGCCGGCCTCGCTTGCTGATCGAGATCGATGAACGCCTGTCAGCCGGCGGTATGGCCCGCACCGTGGCCTTCCTCGCCGGCCTCGGCTATCGCGGCTACTACGTGCATGCCGGCCGGCTGCACGACATCGAAACCTTCTCTGCCGCCGCGCTGCAGAAGCGGTCCGATATGCCGGACATGACCGCGATGCTGCACGAGCGCGCACCGCTTGTCGACTATGTCAACAATTTCGTCTTCCTGCCGCCCGGCGAGCCGGCGGAGACGACGATGGCAATCCGCGACCGCCTCGCCCGTCTCTGA
- a CDS encoding acyltransferase yields MRAIAALSVLFFHIRLIGVGYFGVDIFFVISGFIVCYVADRQPDHFLAKRLIRIVPLYWVATAAMIGVAITLPALLQSTEVTATAAVKSLLFIPYERATGMVQPILFLGWTLNYEMFFYVLFGACLAVWPKHAPIACASMLTGLSLLGQVAHLDLPWSFWCNPRLLEFVAGMVAFYLYSRKLAVLKAVPVVLALGVAVASVGLMALQTTSGSKLYDVAVCGPLSFVLVLSALSLEGRMRVAPVVILIGDASYSLYLLHPYVVRAVEEALVPLTTYSVKAIAASVVTIIVSIVVAVICYWTLEKPTNSWLRRHLTRTVARTA; encoded by the coding sequence TTGAGAGCGATCGCCGCGCTGAGCGTGCTGTTCTTCCACATTCGCCTGATAGGCGTCGGCTACTTCGGTGTCGACATCTTCTTCGTGATCAGCGGATTCATCGTCTGCTATGTCGCCGACCGGCAGCCGGACCATTTCCTGGCCAAGCGCCTCATCAGGATCGTGCCGCTCTACTGGGTGGCGACTGCCGCAATGATCGGCGTGGCGATCACTCTTCCCGCACTCCTGCAATCCACCGAGGTGACCGCGACCGCCGCCGTAAAATCATTGCTGTTCATTCCGTACGAGCGCGCCACGGGAATGGTTCAGCCCATCCTCTTCCTGGGATGGACGCTCAACTATGAGATGTTCTTCTACGTCCTGTTCGGGGCGTGCCTCGCCGTCTGGCCGAAGCATGCGCCGATAGCGTGCGCCAGCATGTTGACCGGACTGTCCCTGCTGGGCCAGGTGGCCCATCTGGATCTGCCGTGGAGCTTCTGGTGCAATCCCAGGCTTCTGGAATTCGTCGCCGGCATGGTCGCCTTCTACCTTTATTCCAGGAAGCTCGCGGTGCTGAAGGCGGTGCCGGTCGTGCTCGCGCTTGGCGTCGCCGTGGCATCCGTCGGCCTGATGGCCTTGCAGACCACGTCCGGCTCGAAGCTCTACGACGTGGCTGTCTGTGGACCGCTCTCGTTCGTCCTCGTCCTATCCGCCCTGTCCCTGGAAGGGCGGATGAGGGTCGCCCCGGTCGTGATCCTGATCGGCGATGCCAGCTATTCGCTCTACTTGCTGCATCCCTATGTCGTGCGCGCCGTCGAGGAAGCGCTGGTCCCGCTGACGACCTACTCCGTCAAGGCAATCGCAGCCTCGGTCGTCACGATCATCGTGAGCATCGTTGTTGCCGTCATTTGCTACTGGACGCTCGAAAAGCCGACCAACAGCTGGCTGCGCCGCCACCTTACGCGCACGGTGGCCCGCACCGCATAG